One genomic window of Corynebacterium massiliense DSM 45435 includes the following:
- a CDS encoding SAM-dependent methyltransferase, with amino-acid sequence MSPFQPMTVAQIIDEFIPGKNPFYWEAFDGSSTGNPDAKYTVRINNVEGLSYIATSPGDVGLARAYVTEGLSFTGEHPAHPYGIFDSLRDFYEAFERPAPKTLLRILRSLGSMGAIQVQPLPEVERASRIERIVRHGLTRHTKERDAEAISSHYDVSNDFYELVLGDSMTYTCAYYPKPDATLEAAQENKYRLVFEKLHVTEGDRILDIGCGWGGMVRYAARQGVHAIGVTLSKEQAEWAQHKIAEEGLSDLAEVRHMDYRDVQEEGFDGISSIGLLEHIGVPNYADYFEFLSGKLRPGGVMVNHCITYPDNHRTRRGTFIDRYIFPDGELTGSGTVIRKMQDHGFEVFHEENLRFDYMRTLRKWCENLQDNWDKAVELVGEPTAKLWGMYMAGSEWGFEHNVVQLHQVVGIKLDDAGSRAGVPERRWWNDSVF; translated from the coding sequence ATGAGCCCGTTTCAACCGATGACCGTCGCGCAGATTATCGATGAGTTCATCCCCGGCAAAAACCCCTTCTACTGGGAGGCATTCGACGGTTCATCTACCGGCAACCCGGATGCGAAATACACCGTGCGCATCAACAACGTGGAAGGCCTGTCCTACATCGCGACCTCTCCCGGCGACGTGGGGCTGGCGCGCGCGTACGTCACCGAGGGCCTGTCCTTTACCGGCGAGCACCCCGCGCACCCCTACGGAATCTTCGACAGCCTGCGCGACTTCTACGAGGCCTTCGAGCGCCCCGCCCCGAAAACGCTGCTGCGCATACTGCGGTCGCTCGGTTCCATGGGCGCGATCCAGGTCCAGCCACTGCCGGAGGTGGAGCGCGCCTCCCGCATTGAGCGCATCGTCCGCCACGGGCTGACCCGGCACACGAAGGAGCGCGACGCGGAAGCAATTTCCTCGCACTACGACGTGAGCAACGATTTCTACGAACTCGTGCTCGGCGATTCGATGACCTACACCTGCGCCTACTACCCCAAGCCGGACGCGACGCTAGAGGCCGCGCAGGAAAACAAGTACCGTCTGGTGTTTGAAAAGCTCCACGTCACCGAGGGCGATCGCATCCTCGACATCGGCTGCGGCTGGGGCGGCATGGTCCGCTACGCCGCGCGCCAAGGCGTGCACGCCATCGGTGTGACGCTGTCCAAGGAGCAGGCCGAATGGGCACAGCACAAGATTGCGGAGGAGGGCCTGTCTGACCTCGCGGAGGTCCGCCACATGGACTACCGCGACGTGCAGGAGGAAGGTTTCGATGGCATTTCTTCCATCGGCCTGCTGGAGCACATCGGCGTGCCCAACTACGCCGATTACTTCGAGTTCCTCTCCGGCAAGCTCCGCCCGGGCGGGGTGATGGTCAACCACTGCATCACCTACCCGGACAACCACCGCACGCGCCGCGGCACCTTCATCGACCGCTACATCTTCCCCGACGGCGAGCTCACCGGCTCCGGCACCGTCATCCGCAAGATGCAAGATCACGGCTTCGAGGTCTTCCACGAGGAAAACCTGCGCTTCGACTACATGCGCACCCTACGCAAGTGGTGCGAGAACTTGCAGGACAACTGGGATAAGGCCGTAGAACTCGTCGGCGAGCCCACCGCCAAGCTGTGGGGCATGTACATGGCCGGTTCCGAGTGGGGCTTCGAGCACAACGTGGTCCAGCTCCACCAGGTCGTGGGCATCAAGCTTGACGATGCCGGCTCCCGCGCCGGCGTCCCCGAACGTCGCTGGTGGAACGACTCAGTGTTCTAA
- a CDS encoding FAD-binding oxidoreductase, with amino-acid sequence MSTRGRNAPQFLSSLGAVTNAVADRLPGRSVDFQPVSPIGWYRHEQGVRRLQDSFSEIPRGARVRLAKKTSNLFRGRESTTPGLDVSGLGGVIAIDPVARTADVQGMCTYEDLVDATLPFGLAPLVVPQLKTITLGGAVTGMGVESTSFRNGLPHESLLEMDVLTGTGDIVTCSRDENVDLFRAFPNSYGSLGYAVRLTIELEPVPDTIELREVRYDDLKDFQEALAQTAETGKLEGDSLHGLDAVSFSPAESYIIAALPAEGNNYPATSDYTRDAIFYRSIQHPRGTKHDLLSIRDYIWRWDTDWFWCSRAFGAQNPNVRPVWPRQWRRSSFYWKIVRLDRKYSLEYNFLKKPHGLPATERVVQDIEITADKTAEWLEWFFQASDIQPVWLCPIRLRDGVEDLSRTGEILRDADEPWPLYPLQAGTTWINAGFWSGVPADHVSADAEPGAFNRVIEAKVNELGGHKSLYSEAFYSPEHFRSLYGGDYPDQMKKAYDPDGRFPTLFEKTVGNA; translated from the coding sequence CCAACGCGGTGGCAGACCGTCTCCCCGGCCGCAGCGTTGACTTCCAGCCGGTCTCCCCCATCGGCTGGTACCGCCACGAACAGGGCGTGCGCCGTTTGCAGGACAGCTTTTCTGAGATTCCCCGTGGCGCCCGCGTGCGGCTGGCGAAGAAGACCTCCAACCTCTTCCGCGGGCGCGAGTCCACCACCCCAGGCCTCGACGTCAGTGGTCTCGGCGGCGTCATCGCCATCGACCCGGTCGCCCGCACCGCCGATGTCCAGGGCATGTGCACCTACGAAGACTTGGTGGATGCTACCTTGCCCTTCGGGCTTGCTCCCCTCGTCGTGCCCCAGCTGAAGACCATCACGCTTGGCGGCGCGGTCACCGGCATGGGCGTGGAGTCCACGTCCTTCCGCAACGGCCTGCCCCACGAATCGCTGCTGGAGATGGACGTGCTGACGGGCACCGGGGACATCGTCACCTGCTCGCGCGACGAGAACGTGGACCTCTTCCGCGCTTTCCCCAACTCTTACGGCAGCCTGGGCTACGCGGTCCGCCTGACTATTGAGCTGGAGCCGGTGCCCGACACCATCGAGCTGCGCGAGGTGCGCTACGACGACCTGAAGGATTTCCAGGAAGCGTTGGCGCAGACTGCGGAGACCGGGAAGTTAGAAGGCGACAGCCTCCACGGCCTGGACGCGGTGTCCTTCAGTCCCGCGGAGAGCTACATCATCGCAGCCCTCCCAGCCGAAGGGAACAATTACCCCGCCACGTCCGACTACACCCGCGACGCCATTTTCTACCGCAGCATCCAGCACCCCCGCGGCACGAAGCACGATCTGCTGTCCATCCGCGATTACATCTGGCGCTGGGATACCGACTGGTTCTGGTGCTCCCGCGCCTTCGGCGCCCAGAACCCGAACGTGCGCCCGGTGTGGCCGCGGCAGTGGCGCCGCAGCTCGTTCTACTGGAAGATCGTGCGGCTCGACCGGAAATACTCACTGGAGTACAACTTTTTGAAAAAGCCGCACGGCCTGCCCGCCACCGAGCGCGTGGTCCAGGACATTGAGATCACCGCGGACAAGACCGCGGAATGGCTCGAGTGGTTCTTTCAGGCCTCTGACATCCAGCCGGTCTGGTTGTGCCCCATCCGCCTCCGCGACGGCGTGGAGGACCTGTCGCGCACCGGCGAGATTCTTCGCGATGCCGACGAGCCGTGGCCGCTGTATCCCCTGCAGGCTGGCACGACGTGGATTAACGCCGGCTTCTGGTCCGGGGTTCCCGCCGACCACGTCTCCGCCGACGCTGAGCCCGGCGCCTTCAACCGCGTCATCGAGGCGAAGGTCAACGAGCTCGGCGGCCACAAGTCGCTGTACTCGGAGGCGTTCTACTCGCCGGAGCACTTCCGCTCTTTGTACGGCGGCGACTACCCAGACCAGATGAAAAAGGCCTACGACCCGGACGGGCGTTTTCCCACCCTGTTTGAAAAGACCGTCGGAAACGCCTAG